Proteins found in one bacterium genomic segment:
- the gyrA gene encoding DNA gyrase subunit A — protein sequence MTLREQSIQKVSVDEEMRRSYLSYAMSVIVGRALPDVRDGLKPVHRRLIYAMQGLGLASNKPHRKAARIVGEAMGKFHPHGDQALYDTLVGLGQDFTSRYPLVDPQGNFGSLDGDPPAAMRYTEARLSKLAEEMLADIESDTVDFVPNFDNSLTEPVVLPSRIPNLLINGSTGIAVGMASHMPPHNLGEVCRALVRYIEDPEVSLGELMKLVPGPDFPTGGVILGREGLLEAYATGRGKLTVRGRTTVEEPKKGRARIVVTEIPYQVNKSRLVEQIADLVRSKTVDGVADLRDESDRRGVRIVVELKKEANPEIILNHLYRHTQLQTTFGVINLALVSGEPQYLSLVDLLGRFVEHRIEVVERRSRYELDQAKRRAHIVEGLLVALGDMDRIVATLRSSPDTATAQNRLMSGWSLSEPQAKAILEMRLSRLVALEHKKLADSYDELTRTIARLEELLGDRQKIKNVIKEELTEVAKKYSDDRRTGIVEGSLTDMEATDLIADESTLVALTREGYVKRMQPDTYRAQGRGGVGVTGIQTKEEDFVEQLFIARTHDYLLCFTTDGRCYWLKIYQIPEASRLARGTAIVNLLELDEGEKITAVVPVRDLYDKENYLVMATARGMVKKTELSAFANPRKGGIIAIGLGSDDRLIGVRLTDGRQHVLLATRNGRAVRFAEVQTRPMGRAAGGVIGIRLTEPQDAVVGMAVVDPAGGTYSEILVATANGYGKRTPLEEYPLKNRGGLGVINIKTTLRNGPVVMTRLIGGDEELLLISEGGMVTRYPASEVSVMGRNTQGVRLMRFKEGDALSAVAVLVEEEAVEAEEEEEE from the coding sequence ATGACCCTGCGCGAACAGTCCATCCAGAAGGTCTCCGTAGACGAGGAGATGCGCCGGAGCTACCTCTCGTACGCGATGAGCGTCATCGTCGGCCGCGCCCTGCCCGACGTGCGCGACGGCCTCAAGCCGGTTCACCGCCGCCTCATCTACGCCATGCAGGGCCTGGGATTGGCCTCCAACAAGCCGCACCGCAAAGCGGCCCGCATCGTCGGCGAGGCCATGGGCAAGTTCCACCCCCACGGCGACCAGGCGCTCTACGACACCCTCGTGGGCCTGGGCCAGGACTTCACCAGCCGCTACCCCCTGGTGGACCCCCAGGGCAACTTCGGCTCCCTGGACGGCGACCCTCCCGCGGCGATGCGCTACACGGAGGCGCGCCTGAGTAAGCTGGCCGAGGAGATGCTCGCCGACATCGAATCGGACACGGTGGACTTCGTCCCCAACTTCGACAACTCACTCACCGAACCGGTCGTCCTGCCGTCGCGCATCCCGAACCTGTTGATAAACGGCTCCACGGGCATCGCCGTGGGTATGGCGAGCCACATGCCGCCGCACAACCTGGGCGAGGTGTGCCGGGCCCTCGTGCGCTACATCGAAGACCCCGAGGTGAGCCTCGGCGAGTTGATGAAGCTCGTTCCCGGTCCGGATTTCCCGACGGGCGGTGTCATCCTCGGCCGTGAGGGGCTCCTCGAAGCCTACGCCACGGGGCGCGGGAAGTTGACCGTGCGCGGCCGGACGACCGTGGAGGAGCCCAAAAAAGGCAGGGCGCGCATCGTCGTCACCGAAATACCGTACCAGGTGAACAAGTCCCGCCTCGTGGAGCAGATAGCCGACCTGGTGCGCTCGAAAACCGTGGACGGCGTGGCCGACCTGCGCGACGAGTCGGACCGCCGGGGCGTGCGCATCGTGGTGGAGCTGAAGAAAGAGGCGAATCCCGAGATAATCCTCAACCACCTCTACCGGCACACCCAGCTCCAGACCACCTTCGGGGTCATCAACCTGGCGCTGGTGTCGGGCGAGCCCCAGTACCTGAGCCTCGTGGACCTCCTGGGCCGGTTCGTCGAGCACCGGATCGAGGTGGTGGAACGCCGGAGCCGGTACGAGCTGGACCAGGCGAAGCGACGGGCCCACATCGTCGAGGGCCTCCTGGTCGCCCTGGGCGACATGGACCGCATCGTGGCCACCCTGCGCTCCTCCCCGGACACCGCCACGGCGCAGAACCGGCTGATGAGCGGCTGGTCGCTTTCCGAGCCCCAGGCCAAGGCCATCCTCGAGATGCGCCTGTCGCGGCTGGTGGCCCTGGAGCACAAAAAGCTCGCCGACTCCTACGACGAGCTCACCCGGACCATCGCCCGCCTCGAAGAGCTCCTGGGCGACCGGCAGAAAATCAAGAACGTCATCAAAGAGGAGCTCACCGAGGTGGCGAAAAAGTACTCGGACGACCGTCGGACGGGCATCGTCGAGGGCTCCCTGACCGACATGGAAGCGACCGACCTCATCGCCGACGAGAGCACGCTGGTGGCGCTCACCCGTGAAGGCTACGTCAAGCGGATGCAACCCGACACCTACCGGGCCCAGGGTCGGGGCGGCGTCGGGGTCACCGGCATCCAGACCAAGGAGGAGGACTTCGTCGAGCAGCTCTTCATCGCCCGGACCCACGACTACCTGCTGTGCTTCACCACCGACGGGCGGTGCTACTGGCTGAAAATCTATCAGATACCCGAGGCCTCGCGCCTGGCCCGGGGCACCGCCATCGTCAACCTCCTCGAGCTCGACGAGGGGGAGAAGATAACGGCCGTGGTGCCGGTCCGCGACCTGTACGACAAAGAAAACTACCTCGTCATGGCCACGGCCCGGGGGATGGTGAAGAAGACCGAGCTCTCCGCCTTCGCCAACCCGCGCAAGGGCGGAATCATCGCCATCGGCCTGGGGTCCGACGATCGGCTGATAGGGGTGAGGCTGACCGACGGCCGGCAGCACGTCCTTTTGGCCACGCGCAACGGCCGGGCCGTCCGGTTCGCCGAGGTGCAGACCCGCCCCATGGGGCGCGCCGCCGGGGGTGTGATCGGCATCCGCCTGACCGAGCCCCAGGACGCCGTGGTGGGCATGGCCGTGGTGGACCCCGCCGGGGGTACATATTCCGAGATTCTGGTCGCCACCGCCAACGGCTACGGCAAACGGACGCCTCTGGAGGAGTACCCGCTGAAGAACCGGGGCGGCCTCGGCGTCATCAACATCAAGACCACACTGCGCAACGGCCCGGTGGTCATGACGCGCCTGATCGGGGGCGACGAGGAGCTTCTGCTCATTTCCGAGGGCGGGATGGTCACCCGCTACCCGGCCAGCGAGGTCTCCGTCATGGGGCGCAACACCCAGGGGGTGCGGCTGATGCGCTTTAAGGAGGGGGACGCCCTCTCCGCGGTGGCGGTTCTGGTGGAGGAGGAGGCGGTGGAGGCGGAAGAGGAGGAGGAGGAATAG
- a CDS encoding SurA N-terminal domain-containing protein → MVMRAMREKMKPILWIAIIGFLGTIVFAWGMSYNKGGGCQKSPMVLVVNGEEVPYYEYYQLAEGLFRRYVANERSRMGDFYDPSVEPTLRDMAGQDAIELIIEDYVVRQKATEWGLGVTEEEVSQTIEQAPYFRTENGAFDRNLYEAFLRDQGTNDDEYRRTLGRQLLVEKVHSIIFDAVYVPEPMVRAEFLDSNQFASADFTKISYGDFVGDIVLAEAETRAYYDAHTDEFMAPAQACVDYVALVFDDLYARVELTDENLLAYYDQVKEEETSAGRIHVRHILFVTPPDADEKTVEAARARAAAVIERLNGAPSGGTDFEKIFDEYSQTPGPTDAQPEVVAEDLGFFGPGEMVPEFEEAAYALEPGATSPEPVRTAYGWHVIRRESDVPTFEEMRAELENRLRMDQALSAMDKFQGTLSQALSEGKSLEQAAALIPGVEVQRAGPFAQDAIIVDAKIGRFNQFRDAAFKLEPGQVSGILARTHEDPTDPDAAFKHDFYVLRVLERTSEKPYPFEDVRGRVEAKVLNQKAWDMAEKHAGELEALAKNVGLDRAAGELGDQVVSADQITRNGNIPGLGTAPVAARTAFELKSDELSGVVRDRDGFYIVRGKSVSEPSPLAYGNRLEGLRGDMISVLKNSFYRAWVDSLVAQAEVENHLDEILAEIAQRHAEAEQAAQEKEKGGGGGGGGGGYGY, encoded by the coding sequence ATGGTCATGCGCGCCATGCGCGAGAAGATGAAGCCCATTCTCTGGATCGCCATCATCGGCTTTCTGGGGACCATCGTTTTCGCCTGGGGCATGAGCTACAACAAGGGCGGCGGCTGCCAAAAGTCGCCCATGGTCCTCGTCGTCAACGGCGAGGAGGTTCCGTACTACGAGTACTACCAGCTCGCCGAGGGCCTCTTCCGCCGGTACGTGGCGAACGAGCGCTCCCGCATGGGCGATTTCTACGACCCGTCCGTGGAGCCCACGCTGCGCGATATGGCCGGCCAGGACGCCATCGAGCTCATAATCGAGGACTACGTCGTCCGGCAGAAGGCCACGGAGTGGGGCCTGGGCGTCACCGAGGAGGAGGTCAGCCAGACCATCGAGCAGGCGCCCTACTTCCGCACAGAGAACGGGGCCTTCGACCGCAACCTTTACGAGGCCTTCCTGCGCGATCAGGGCACCAACGACGATGAGTACCGGCGGACCCTCGGGCGCCAGCTCCTGGTGGAGAAGGTCCACTCCATCATCTTCGACGCGGTTTACGTCCCCGAGCCCATGGTGCGCGCCGAGTTCCTCGATTCGAACCAGTTCGCCTCCGCCGATTTCACCAAGATATCCTACGGCGACTTCGTGGGTGACATCGTTCTCGCCGAGGCCGAGACGCGCGCGTACTACGACGCCCACACCGACGAGTTCATGGCCCCGGCCCAGGCATGCGTGGACTACGTCGCCCTGGTTTTCGACGACCTCTACGCGCGGGTGGAGCTCACCGATGAAAACCTCCTGGCCTACTACGATCAGGTGAAGGAAGAGGAGACCTCCGCCGGCAGAATCCACGTGCGCCACATCCTCTTCGTCACCCCGCCCGACGCGGACGAAAAAACGGTCGAGGCGGCCCGGGCCAGGGCGGCCGCCGTCATCGAACGGTTGAACGGCGCGCCGTCGGGCGGGACCGATTTCGAAAAAATCTTCGACGAGTACTCCCAAACCCCCGGTCCGACCGACGCGCAGCCGGAAGTCGTCGCCGAGGACCTGGGCTTCTTCGGGCCCGGTGAGATGGTCCCCGAGTTCGAGGAGGCCGCCTACGCCCTCGAACCCGGCGCCACGAGCCCGGAGCCGGTGAGGACCGCGTACGGCTGGCACGTCATCCGCCGGGAGTCGGACGTGCCGACCTTCGAGGAGATGCGGGCCGAGCTGGAGAACCGCCTGCGGATGGACCAGGCGCTCAGCGCCATGGACAAGTTCCAGGGCACGCTTTCCCAGGCGCTCTCCGAGGGCAAGAGCCTGGAGCAGGCCGCGGCCCTCATCCCCGGCGTGGAGGTCCAGCGGGCGGGGCCCTTCGCCCAGGACGCCATCATCGTGGACGCGAAAATAGGCCGATTCAACCAGTTCCGCGACGCCGCCTTCAAGCTGGAACCGGGGCAGGTCTCCGGCATCCTCGCCCGCACCCACGAGGACCCCACCGACCCCGACGCGGCGTTCAAGCACGACTTCTACGTCTTGCGCGTGTTGGAGCGGACCTCGGAAAAACCCTACCCCTTCGAGGACGTCCGGGGCCGGGTGGAGGCCAAGGTGCTCAACCAGAAGGCGTGGGACATGGCGGAAAAACACGCGGGGGAGCTCGAGGCCCTGGCGAAGAACGTCGGTCTGGACCGCGCCGCCGGTGAATTGGGCGACCAGGTCGTCTCCGCCGATCAGATAACCCGGAACGGAAACATCCCCGGCCTGGGCACCGCCCCCGTGGCGGCCCGCACCGCCTTCGAGCTAAAGTCCGACGAGCTCTCGGGCGTGGTCCGCGACCGCGACGGTTTCTACATCGTCCGCGGAAAGAGCGTCTCCGAGCCCTCGCCCCTGGCTTACGGCAACCGCCTGGAGGGTCTGCGCGGGGACATGATCTCGGTCCTCAAGAACTCCTTCTACCGGGCCTGGGTGGATTCACTGGTCGCCCAGGCCGAGGTGGAGAACCACCTGGACGAGATTCTGGCCGAAATCGCCCAGCGTCACGCCGAGGCGGAACAGGCGGCTCAGGAGAAGGAAAAGGGTGGTGGTGGTGGTGGCGGCGGCGGCGGCTACGGCTATTAG